From a single Nostoc sp. MS1 genomic region:
- a CDS encoding helix-turn-helix domain-containing protein: MTTFQLLGIQFGVSESTANDTFNYWLPLLRELLPSSLIEQVKKKNLTIK; this comes from the coding sequence ATGACAACCTTTCAACTTTTGGGTATCCAGTTTGGAGTGAGCGAGTCTACAGCAAATGACACATTTAACTATTGGTTGCCACTCTTGAGAGAATTGTTACCATCCAGTTTAATTGAACAAGTAAAAAAAAAGAATCTGACTATCAAGTAG
- a CDS encoding type II toxin-antitoxin system VapC family toxin, whose protein sequence is MIVLDTHIWVWWIQGDARLTPKYQGWLQQYESQGLGVSIMSCWEIAKLVEIGKLTLPYTVDEWFTAALAYPGVQLLDITIPIIVESTQLQGFHRDPFDQVIVATARIYNCPLLTVDAKILAYPGVQTLK, encoded by the coding sequence ATGATTGTATTAGATACTCATATATGGGTTTGGTGGATTCAAGGTGATGCCAGACTAACCCCAAAATATCAAGGCTGGCTGCAACAATATGAATCCCAAGGGTTAGGGGTTAGCATAATGTCTTGTTGGGAAATAGCCAAATTAGTAGAGATTGGTAAGCTAACTCTACCGTACACAGTTGATGAGTGGTTTACGGCAGCTTTAGCTTATCCAGGAGTGCAGCTACTCGACATAACAATCCCCATCATCGTTGAATCAACTCAACTCCAAGGCTTTCACCGAGATCCATTTGACCAAGTTATTGTAGCCACTGCCAGAATTTACAACTGCCCTTTACTCACGGTTGACGCAAAGATTCTTGCGTATCCTGGCGTGCAAACTCTTAAATAA
- a CDS encoding ATP-binding protein encodes MARSLKVAAEYIDKVKSALQRNGFPSQQSFATETGLSLSTIKSFLTGKPVDYLNFLELCNKLGFDWQKISYQEAKTPQTSRETSPFITGAPIIEPRYFFGREKELKRLFNLLKRHPLQNAAIIGQKHSGKTSLLHYLKNITTTPAAQLRPSQKSDWLPHPKNYKWVFVDLQDGRLQSREGLLKHILVSLNFPLPTLCNLDYFMDIVSENLSSPTVILLDEIGVGLQRCPKLDDTFWESLRSLATNHTRGNLAFVLSSLESPIDLAKNTGHSSPFFNIFGYTAYLGALTEAEARELIATSPIPLPDEDVEWILTQSKYQPLLLQILCRERLFTLEEGETDDSWREEGLIQMNPFTDLFDS; translated from the coding sequence ATGGCGCGATCGCTTAAGGTAGCAGCAGAGTATATTGATAAAGTCAAGTCAGCACTTCAACGTAACGGCTTTCCCAGCCAGCAGTCATTTGCTACTGAAACAGGACTTAGCTTGTCCACAATCAAAAGCTTCCTTACTGGCAAACCAGTTGATTATCTAAATTTCCTAGAACTCTGCAACAAGCTAGGTTTCGATTGGCAAAAGATTAGTTACCAAGAAGCAAAAACTCCACAAACTAGCAGAGAAACATCACCCTTCATCACTGGCGCACCCATAATTGAACCGCGTTACTTTTTTGGACGAGAGAAGGAATTAAAGCGTCTGTTTAACCTCCTCAAACGCCATCCTCTGCAAAACGCCGCTATCATTGGTCAAAAGCACAGTGGTAAAACTTCTTTACTACACTATTTAAAAAATATCACTACCACCCCAGCAGCACAACTACGTCCTAGTCAAAAATCTGATTGGCTACCCCATCCAAAAAATTACAAATGGGTGTTTGTAGACTTGCAAGATGGGCGACTGCAAAGCCGAGAAGGACTATTAAAACATATTTTAGTATCTCTAAATTTCCCACTTCCAACACTGTGTAATTTAGATTATTTTATGGATATAGTTAGTGAAAACTTGTCTTCTCCCACTGTCATTTTATTAGATGAGATTGGTGTTGGGTTACAACGTTGTCCAAAGTTGGACGATACCTTTTGGGAAAGCTTACGTTCTTTAGCAACCAACCATACAAGGGGTAATTTAGCATTTGTTTTATCTAGTCTTGAATCACCAATTGATTTAGCAAAAAATACAGGACATAGTTCACCATTTTTCAATATTTTCGGCTACACGGCATATCTAGGAGCATTGACGGAAGCAGAGGCACGGGAATTGATAGCGACTTCACCAATACCTTTGCCTGATGAGGATGTTGAGTGGATATTAACTCAAAGCAAATATCAACCACTGTTATTACAAATTTTATGTCGAGAAAGATTGTTTACTCTAGAAGAAGGAGAAACTGATGATAGTTGGCGTGAGGAAGGATTAATACAAATGAACCCATTTACTGATTTATTTGATTCATAA
- the glmS gene encoding glutamine--fructose-6-phosphate transaminase (isomerizing) has protein sequence MCGIVGYIGTQAATEILLSGLEKLEYRGYDSAGVATVWEGEVHCVRAKGKLHNLRSKLEQLATPAQIGIGHTRWATHGKPEEHNAHPHLDAAKRIAVVQNGIIENYRELREELKQKGYEFRSETDTEVIPHLIAELAKNASSFLEAVRQAVSHLHGAFAIAVISADYPDELIVVRQQAPLVIGFGQGEFFCASDTPAIVSHTRAVLPLENGEIARLTPLGVEIYNFAGDRLKKQPRLLNLSPTMVEKQGFKHFMLKEIYEQPGVVRASLDAYFHTEVNSGESFQSPVKLGLPEQFYADIEQIHIVACGTSWHAALVGKYLLEQLAGISTQVHYASEYRYAPSPLTANTLTIGVTQSGETADTLAALAMEKERRQGKETKYQARLLGITNRPESSLGHLVPHIINTLAGIEIGVAATKTFVAQLMAFYALAIDLAYHRQTVAPDKLADIIQGLRKIPKEIEATLERQEQLTEHLAHEFAETQDFIFLGRGINFPIALEGALKLKEISYIHAEGYPAGEMKHGPIALLDAKVPVVAIAYPGTVYEKVISNSQEAKARDSRLIGVTPVSDGEAGEIFNDLLPVSSVDELLSPILTVVPLQLLAYHIAARRGLDVDQPRNLAKSVTVE, from the coding sequence ATGTGTGGCATCGTTGGGTATATTGGCACTCAAGCAGCGACAGAAATTTTATTATCTGGGCTGGAAAAGTTAGAGTATCGGGGTTATGACTCGGCTGGTGTGGCTACGGTATGGGAAGGTGAGGTTCACTGTGTCCGGGCAAAGGGTAAACTGCATAACCTTCGTTCTAAACTGGAACAACTTGCAACCCCGGCTCAAATTGGCATCGGTCATACACGCTGGGCGACTCATGGTAAACCAGAAGAGCATAACGCTCATCCTCATTTAGATGCAGCAAAGCGAATTGCTGTTGTGCAGAATGGGATAATTGAAAATTATCGGGAGCTACGGGAAGAACTGAAGCAGAAGGGGTATGAGTTTCGGTCGGAAACCGATACAGAAGTAATTCCTCACCTGATAGCCGAATTGGCAAAAAATGCCTCCTCTTTTCTAGAAGCAGTCCGCCAAGCTGTTAGCCATCTGCATGGAGCATTTGCGATCGCCGTCATTTCGGCTGACTACCCAGACGAGTTGATTGTTGTCCGCCAGCAAGCGCCTTTAGTGATAGGATTTGGTCAAGGTGAGTTTTTCTGTGCCTCAGATACGCCTGCGATCGTTTCCCATACCCGCGCTGTCTTACCCCTAGAGAATGGCGAAATTGCCCGTCTGACACCCTTGGGAGTAGAAATTTACAACTTTGCTGGCGACAGGCTGAAAAAACAACCCAGGTTGTTGAACTTGAGTCCCACAATGGTAGAGAAGCAGGGATTCAAGCACTTTATGCTCAAAGAAATTTATGAGCAACCTGGAGTAGTTAGAGCAAGTTTAGACGCATATTTTCATACAGAAGTTAATAGTGGTGAATCATTTCAATCACCAGTTAAGTTAGGTTTACCAGAACAATTTTACGCAGACATAGAACAAATTCATATTGTTGCTTGCGGCACTAGTTGGCACGCCGCTTTAGTAGGAAAGTATTTACTTGAACAATTAGCAGGAATTTCTACTCAAGTACATTATGCGTCTGAGTATCGTTATGCACCCTCACCGCTAACAGCCAATACATTAACTATCGGCGTTACGCAGTCCGGGGAAACGGCTGATACCTTAGCCGCCTTAGCGATGGAAAAAGAACGCCGTCAAGGTAAAGAAACAAAATATCAAGCCCGACTATTGGGGATTACCAATCGCCCAGAGAGTAGCCTTGGTCATCTTGTACCCCATATTATCAATACCTTGGCAGGAATTGAAATCGGTGTGGCAGCTACGAAAACTTTTGTCGCCCAACTGATGGCGTTTTATGCCCTAGCCATAGATTTAGCCTATCATCGCCAGACTGTAGCGCCGGATAAACTAGCAGATATTATTCAAGGCTTGCGCAAAATACCCAAAGAAATAGAAGCGACTTTAGAACGTCAAGAACAATTGACAGAACATTTAGCCCATGAGTTTGCAGAGACTCAAGATTTCATCTTTTTGGGTAGAGGAATTAATTTCCCCATTGCCTTGGAAGGGGCATTGAAATTAAAAGAAATCAGCTATATTCACGCTGAAGGTTATCCGGCTGGGGAAATGAAACATGGCCCCATTGCTTTGTTAGATGCGAAAGTGCCTGTAGTGGCGATCGCCTATCCTGGTACAGTGTATGAAAAGGTGATTTCCAATTCCCAGGAAGCCAAAGCCAGAGATTCTCGCTTAATTGGGGTAACGCCAGTTAGCGATGGCGAAGCCGGGGAAATCTTCAATGATTTACTCCCTGTATCATCAGTGGATGAATTACTCTCACCCATCCTCACAGTAGTACCTTTGCAACTATTGGCTTACCACATCGCCGCCCGTCGTGGTTTGGATGTCGATCAGCCAAGGAATTTGGCAAAATCTGTGACGGTTGAGTAG
- the psaC gene encoding photosystem I iron-sulfur center protein PsaC yields MSHTVKIYDTCIGCTQCVRACPTDVLEMVPWDGCKAGQIASSPRIEDCVGCKRCETACPTDFLSVRVYLGAETTRSMGLAY; encoded by the coding sequence ATGTCTCATACCGTAAAAATCTACGATACCTGCATTGGTTGCACACAATGCGTCCGCGCCTGCCCTACCGACGTTCTGGAGATGGTTCCTTGGGACGGCTGCAAGGCTGGCCAAATCGCATCTTCACCCCGTATAGAAGACTGTGTGGGCTGTAAGCGTTGTGAAACTGCTTGCCCCACTGACTTTTTGAGCGTACGGGTTTATCTGGGTGCAGAAACAACTCGCAGCATGGGTCTAGCTTACTAA
- a CDS encoding DUF6464 family protein — MEPDSLPTEVILTHPRRSLGKVQLDWTPQPGNYLDFEGKTYAVLERRHRYQFKSGRYRLHNIAVYVQSAQKPTEKTLVAGRWVVGDATCTYNAHSEIIRCAVNPNGPCESCRYYQRAELYPQT; from the coding sequence ATGGAGCCAGACTCTTTACCAACCGAGGTAATTCTGACGCATCCCCGTCGCTCCCTCGGTAAAGTCCAATTGGACTGGACACCACAACCTGGAAATTATCTCGATTTTGAAGGTAAAACCTACGCCGTTCTTGAACGTCGCCATAGATATCAGTTCAAATCAGGGCGTTATCGCCTGCATAATATAGCCGTTTACGTCCAGTCGGCGCAAAAACCGACAGAAAAAACTTTAGTAGCCGGACGTTGGGTTGTAGGCGATGCCACTTGTACGTACAATGCCCACTCAGAAATCATTCGCTGTGCAGTAAATCCTAATGGACCTTGCGAGTCCTGCCGTTATTATCAAAGGGCAGAACTCTATCCCCAAACCTAA
- the fmt gene encoding methionyl-tRNA formyltransferase, whose protein sequence is MKIVFFGTPEFAVPTLHKLLENPNFDVLAVVTQPDKRRERGNKLTPSPIKNVAIAHNLPVWQPERIKKHTETLTQLKQLNADAFVVVAYGQILSQKILDMPKLGSVNVHGSILPQYRGAAPIQWCLYNGEKETGITTMLMDAGMDTGAMLLKATTPIGLLDNADDLAQRLSVIGGDLLIETLLKLQHQEIQPIPQDNTAATYASLIQKEDYALDWSRSAWQLHNQIRGFYPNCTTTFRNQPLKITASLPLGAAYRDGLPPELEKIYQKLPDLSNISGSPGEVVSITKGVGAIAQTGEGLLLLREVQLPGKRPQAGWDFVNGTRLAVGEVLGGS, encoded by the coding sequence ATGAAAATAGTATTTTTTGGTACACCAGAATTTGCAGTTCCTACTTTACATAAATTGCTAGAAAATCCCAATTTTGATGTGTTGGCTGTGGTAACTCAACCGGATAAACGCCGAGAACGGGGAAATAAATTGACACCTTCACCAATCAAAAATGTGGCGATCGCACACAATCTACCAGTGTGGCAACCAGAACGGATTAAGAAACATACCGAAACCCTCACTCAACTTAAGCAATTAAACGCAGATGCTTTTGTTGTGGTTGCCTATGGGCAAATCCTGTCACAGAAAATTCTGGATATGCCAAAACTGGGTTCAGTAAATGTACATGGTTCAATTTTGCCTCAGTACCGGGGTGCAGCGCCGATTCAATGGTGTCTGTACAACGGAGAAAAAGAAACGGGGATCACGACGATGTTAATGGATGCAGGTATGGATACTGGGGCAATGTTACTTAAAGCGACTACACCCATAGGCTTACTCGATAATGCTGATGATTTAGCCCAGAGATTATCTGTAATTGGTGGAGATTTGTTGATAGAAACCTTACTCAAGCTACAGCACCAGGAAATTCAACCCATTCCACAAGACAACACAGCCGCCACTTATGCTTCTTTAATTCAAAAAGAAGATTATGCTTTAGATTGGTCAAGGAGTGCTTGGCAACTGCACAACCAAATCAGAGGATTTTACCCGAATTGCACAACTACCTTCCGTAACCAACCTCTCAAGATTACAGCCTCCCTTCCCCTTGGTGCTGCTTACAGGGATGGGCTACCACCAGAATTAGAAAAGATTTATCAAAAATTGCCAGATTTATCGAATATATCGGGTAGTCCAGGCGAAGTGGTAAGCATAACCAAGGGAGTTGGCGCGATCGCTCAAACGGGTGAAGGGCTGTTACTCTTAAGAGAGGTTCAGCTACCTGGCAAACGTCCCCAAGCAGGATGGGATTTTGTTAATGGTACACGTTTGGCTGTGGGAGAAGTTTTAGGGGGTTCGTAA
- a CDS encoding DUF2199 domain-containing protein has product MSSYLCSICGQEHEDLLMDIAQQKPVDYFLVPPEEQAQRIKINQDLCSIDDERFFIRSYLPLPVHGTNQNFGWGVWAEVEPESFFRYLELYKTDGSDEPPFIGLLSAVLDCYQPNTYQLPVDVKLRLAHERPLITFPEGLNHPLAQEQREGISLSRVHEIPHKVLPNLYEGSGGR; this is encoded by the coding sequence ATGAGTAGTTATCTTTGCTCGATTTGTGGTCAGGAGCATGAAGACTTACTAATGGATATTGCTCAACAAAAACCAGTCGATTATTTTCTTGTACCACCAGAGGAGCAAGCGCAACGTATTAAGATTAACCAAGATTTATGCTCAATAGATGACGAGCGATTTTTTATTCGCAGTTACTTACCTCTGCCTGTTCATGGTACTAACCAAAATTTTGGCTGGGGCGTTTGGGCAGAAGTCGAACCTGAATCATTTTTTCGTTATCTTGAGCTTTATAAGACAGATGGTAGCGATGAGCCACCTTTTATTGGGCTACTTTCTGCCGTACTTGATTGCTATCAGCCAAATACATACCAATTACCCGTAGATGTAAAACTACGCCTTGCCCATGAAAGACCTTTAATCACGTTTCCCGAAGGTCTGAATCATCCACTAGCACAAGAACAGCGTGAGGGAATTTCTCTGTCACGAGTTCATGAAATACCGCACAAAGTATTGCCCAATTTGTATGAGGGAAGTGGGGGAAGATGA
- a CDS encoding PhoD-like phosphatase, with amino-acid sequence MNNQAGDFFEDLPLILAGPLLQRTEAKSVTVLVVLQQSCQVELKVYTTTNQGEGLGNCLLEGRRFSVALGKYLHVVAITAVSPVGDSLTSDRIYAYDLQFTCADQTLLTLEQALCSNRFPQVSISYFEHQKPTFVLPPDRLEDLHIIQASCRKPHGSGIDALPILDSLIASTAKEPRRRPHQLFLTGDQIYGDDVAAPFLWVASHLGDALLGWEEELPIGQGYCTPKELLPGERAQVASEEAGFTAGLHNKSAQVSSHLLSLGEYYAAYLLAWSPVCWPDAFPPGKWVSGDRLALKTWDREVADLRQLIYTLGMVRRALANIPMYTIFDDHDVSDDWNLNQAWCLRVYGSRLGRRTVQNALLAYSVFQAWGNTPEQFAVGQSGKKLLAAAESWSVSAGKDVAAQEAIANYLGIPSCNPNTGLPNFVLEDGVFILERHPEALTWHYIISSNCHEVIVLDTRTWRGYPADKKPIAPPMLLCHQAMKEQLLQPLQKTADNQNFTTFVIAPTNVFGLQVIDWIHHWHLKRGKVFSTDVGDAWNVNLEALAKLLTTLCEQRQQVVILSGDIHYSCATRLSYGAIPRSPKQSVLVQLTASALKNEETLTRLIHTRLKQWLLPEQTRRWLGWNHPPKMLEVSAKRLQRRQTITNPEWHCVLEWIQRQPTQKFPNLVDMSTFVFPRNHRNSRSSWLQPFKFWHSPWFQDGREVVGLNNLASVHFELSTTDNCYQVIQDCYWFSFPLSTKIVYSRFTTNLQPNQYLLDEFLIVGSK; translated from the coding sequence ATGAATAACCAAGCTGGAGACTTTTTCGAGGATCTACCGTTGATTTTAGCGGGGCCATTACTACAACGTACTGAAGCAAAATCAGTGACTGTACTGGTGGTACTCCAACAATCTTGTCAGGTAGAACTCAAAGTTTATACAACTACAAATCAAGGTGAAGGGTTAGGAAATTGTTTGCTGGAAGGACGGCGTTTTAGTGTTGCTTTAGGTAAGTATTTGCACGTTGTGGCGATTACGGCTGTGTCTCCAGTAGGGGATAGTTTAACGAGCGATCGCATTTATGCTTATGATCTCCAATTTACCTGTGCTGATCAAACCTTACTGACACTAGAACAAGCATTATGCTCAAATCGTTTCCCGCAAGTTAGTATTAGCTACTTTGAGCATCAAAAACCCACATTTGTTTTACCTCCAGACCGTCTGGAAGATTTGCATATTATCCAAGCTTCTTGTCGCAAACCCCACGGTTCGGGAATAGATGCGTTACCCATACTCGATTCTCTGATCGCTTCAACTGCTAAGGAACCTCGCCGCCGTCCTCATCAGTTATTTCTGACAGGGGATCAAATTTATGGTGATGACGTAGCTGCACCATTTTTATGGGTCGCCAGCCATCTTGGTGATGCTCTGTTGGGTTGGGAAGAAGAATTGCCAATAGGTCAAGGTTACTGCACACCAAAGGAACTACTGCCAGGAGAACGAGCGCAAGTAGCAAGTGAAGAAGCAGGATTTACTGCCGGATTGCACAATAAATCAGCCCAAGTTTCCAGTCATCTGTTGAGTTTGGGAGAATATTACGCTGCTTATTTACTAGCTTGGTCGCCAGTGTGTTGGCCAGATGCCTTTCCCCCAGGAAAGTGGGTGAGTGGCGATCGCCTTGCCCTCAAAACCTGGGATCGAGAAGTGGCGGATTTACGTCAACTTATTTACACGTTGGGGATGGTGCGCCGGGCATTGGCAAATATTCCTATGTACACTATATTTGATGATCATGATGTCAGTGATGATTGGAACTTAAATCAGGCTTGGTGTTTGCGAGTTTATGGTAGTCGTCTAGGTCGGCGGACTGTGCAGAATGCTTTGTTAGCATATAGCGTTTTTCAAGCTTGGGGTAATACACCAGAGCAATTTGCTGTAGGTCAATCTGGGAAAAAATTATTGGCGGCGGCTGAGAGTTGGTCAGTATCAGCCGGGAAAGATGTTGCAGCCCAAGAAGCGATCGCTAATTATTTAGGAATCCCAAGTTGCAACCCCAATACAGGTCTACCCAATTTTGTTTTAGAAGATGGGGTATTCATCCTTGAGCGCCATCCTGAAGCCTTAACTTGGCACTACATTATTAGCAGCAATTGCCATGAAGTCATAGTATTAGATACCCGCACTTGGCGGGGTTATCCTGCTGATAAAAAACCCATTGCCCCACCGATGTTGTTGTGTCATCAAGCGATGAAGGAACAACTGCTGCAACCATTACAAAAAACCGCAGACAACCAAAATTTCACCACCTTTGTGATTGCACCTACCAATGTATTTGGATTGCAAGTCATTGATTGGATTCATCATTGGCACTTAAAACGCGGAAAAGTTTTTTCCACCGATGTTGGAGATGCTTGGAACGTTAATCTTGAAGCATTAGCAAAACTCCTCACCACTTTGTGTGAACAACGCCAACAAGTTGTCATTCTCTCTGGCGATATTCATTACAGCTGTGCTACCCGCCTCTCATACGGTGCAATTCCCCGTTCACCAAAGCAATCAGTATTAGTGCAGTTAACCGCCAGTGCATTGAAAAATGAAGAAACATTAACTAGATTAATTCACACACGCCTTAAACAATGGCTGTTACCAGAACAAACTCGACGTTGGCTAGGCTGGAATCATCCACCCAAGATGCTAGAAGTTTCTGCAAAACGTTTACAACGCCGTCAAACAATAACTAATCCTGAATGGCATTGTGTACTCGAATGGATACAGCGACAACCCACTCAGAAATTTCCTAACCTAGTAGATATGTCTACTTTTGTTTTCCCCCGCAACCACAGAAATTCTCGATCATCATGGTTACAACCCTTCAAATTTTGGCATTCTCCCTGGTTTCAGGATGGACGAGAGGTAGTTGGTTTAAATAATCTCGCCTCAGTTCACTTTGAATTGTCAACAACTGATAATTGTTACCAAGTCATTCAGGATTGTTATTGGTTTTCGTTTCCACTTTCTACGAAAATAGTTTATAGCCGTTTTACTACTAATCTGCAACCAAATCAGTACTTGTTAGATGAGTTTTTAATTGTGGGGAGCAAATAA
- a CDS encoding L,D-transpeptidase: MQSWIFKTRKRHSVNLFTGVVIIMAALLSGLLPTIADPSSQTARIASVEQNIDTQPDSKQISQPRRIEIDLSQQRLFAWEGKKLVYSFRVSTGKRSTPTPVGKFAIDTKYRINRMRGPGYDIPDVPYAMYFYEGYAIHGAYWHNNFGTPVSHGCVNLPVQQARKLYNWTTPGTLVIVRR; this comes from the coding sequence ATGCAAAGCTGGATTTTTAAGACTAGGAAACGTCACTCTGTAAATTTGTTTACAGGTGTGGTAATCATCATGGCAGCTTTGCTTTCTGGGTTGCTACCAACCATAGCTGATCCCAGTTCTCAAACAGCCAGAATTGCCTCAGTTGAGCAAAACATCGACACTCAACCCGACAGCAAACAAATATCTCAACCTCGCAGAATTGAAATTGATTTATCACAGCAACGCTTATTTGCCTGGGAAGGTAAAAAATTAGTTTATTCCTTCCGCGTTTCTACAGGAAAGCGTTCAACTCCTACGCCTGTAGGTAAATTTGCAATTGATACCAAATACCGCATCAACCGTATGCGTGGCCCTGGCTACGACATCCCTGATGTTCCTTACGCCATGTATTTTTATGAAGGTTATGCCATTCACGGAGCTTACTGGCATAACAACTTTGGCACTCCAGTCAGTCATGGTTGCGTAAATTTACCAGTCCAGCAAGCCCGCAAGTTATACAACTGGACAACACCAGGGACTCTAGTAATAGTACGGCGATGA
- a CDS encoding L,D-transpeptidase, with product MKSLVHFNWQRGLKMFVVGGALSLSVINTGSGETLATTAPQKIAKTVDILQKSDQRWIQVDLSQQKLIAWEGNKPVYAVAISSGKESTPTHIGTFKIQSKYRSTRMRGRGYDMPNVPYAMFYSGNYGIHGAYWHKKFGTPVSRGCVNLAPNHAKWLFSWASIGTPVVIQK from the coding sequence ATGAAATCACTGGTTCATTTTAATTGGCAACGTGGTTTAAAAATGTTTGTTGTTGGTGGTGCATTATCCTTAAGTGTAATAAACACTGGGTCTGGTGAAACATTAGCAACGACCGCCCCACAAAAAATTGCCAAAACTGTCGATATTTTACAAAAATCTGACCAACGCTGGATTCAAGTAGACCTTTCACAGCAGAAATTAATTGCTTGGGAAGGTAACAAACCTGTGTATGCGGTCGCCATTTCTTCTGGTAAAGAATCTACACCTACGCACATTGGCACATTCAAAATCCAATCAAAGTATAGGTCTACGCGGATGCGTGGTAGAGGCTATGATATGCCCAATGTTCCCTATGCGATGTTCTATAGTGGTAACTATGGTATTCACGGTGCATATTGGCATAAAAAATTCGGTACTCCTGTCAGTAGAGGCTGTGTTAACCTTGCCCCTAATCATGCTAAATGGCTCTTCAGTTGGGCATCTATAGGAACACCAGTTGTCATTCAAAAGTAA
- a CDS encoding bifunctional 4-hydroxy-2-oxoglutarate aldolase/2-dehydro-3-deoxy-phosphogluconate aldolase, with protein MSTQDWLLQLQKQRAIAVIRAPKLELGLEMALAVAAGGMQLIEITWNSDRAGELIAQLRHRLPECTIGTGTLFNVQQLEDAIASGAEFLFTPHVDAAMIQTALAKNIPIIPGALTPTEIVSAWAYGATCVKVFPVQAMGGAKYIKSLQGPLGHIPLIPTGGVTLENAKELIQAGAIAVGLSGELFLPQLVKEKNWQAIAGLAKDLIDQLAYFSG; from the coding sequence ATGTCTACTCAAGATTGGTTATTACAGTTGCAAAAACAGCGAGCGATCGCAGTTATCCGCGCTCCAAAATTGGAATTAGGGCTGGAAATGGCGTTGGCTGTGGCGGCTGGAGGAATGCAGCTAATTGAGATTACTTGGAATAGCGATCGCGCTGGGGAATTAATCGCCCAATTACGTCATCGATTACCTGAATGTACGATTGGTACGGGTACTTTATTTAATGTGCAGCAGCTAGAAGATGCGATCGCCTCTGGGGCGGAATTTCTCTTTACTCCCCATGTTGATGCAGCCATGATTCAAACAGCCTTGGCCAAAAATATACCCATTATTCCCGGCGCACTCACCCCTACGGAGATTGTCAGTGCTTGGGCTTATGGTGCAACCTGTGTAAAAGTATTCCCCGTACAAGCTATGGGAGGAGCTAAGTATATCAAGAGTTTACAAGGGCCGCTAGGTCATATACCCTTAATTCCCACTGGCGGAGTCACCCTAGAAAACGCCAAAGAACTCATCCAAGCTGGTGCGATCGCTGTGGGTTTGAGTGGAGAGTTATTTTTACCGCAACTAGTGAAAGAGAAAAATTGGCAAGCGATCGCAGGGTTAGCCAAAGACTTAATTGATCAATTAGCGTATTTTTCAGGATGA